A genomic region of Planctomycetota bacterium contains the following coding sequences:
- the rpiB gene encoding ribose 5-phosphate isomerase B codes for MKIAIGSDHAGWQVKEKIKAYLKTLRKSRRSSGHRFLAKVRDFGAYSEESVDYPDYAYKVARAVAQKKFTFGILVCGSGMGMCIAANRIKGVRAANCYDKTTAELSRRHNNANLLCLGARLIPMNKIKAIIKVWIATPFERGRHERRVKKLK; via the coding sequence ATGAAAATAGCAATCGGTTCAGACCACGCAGGCTGGCAGGTGAAAGAAAAAATTAAGGCGTATTTAAAAACTTTAAGAAAATCCCGACGTTCGTCGGGGCATCGCTTTCTTGCGAAAGTTCGTGATTTCGGAGCGTATTCAGAAGAATCTGTGGATTATCCAGATTACGCATATAAGGTTGCCCGTGCCGTGGCTCAGAAGAAATTTACCTTCGGCATACTTGTCTGCGGCAGCGGAATGGGGATGTGCATTGCGGCGAATAGAATCAAAGGCGTAAGGGCGGCAAACTGTTATGATAAAACCACTGCCGAACTTTCACGCCGCCATAACAATGCAAATCTCCTTTGTTTGGGCGCACGCCTGATTCCCATGAATAAAATCAAGGCGATTATCAAGGTGTGGATAGCAACCCCGTTTGAAAGAGGGAGGCATGAGCGAAGGGTGAAGAAGCTGAAATAG